In the Arachis hypogaea cultivar Tifrunner chromosome 20, arahy.Tifrunner.gnm2.J5K5, whole genome shotgun sequence genome, atgttaaataactatatttgttaaaaatattaaaatagatttttatttaaaatattacatgtataattatatacagaaattgattctttttatgaaaaaaaaaacagtaaaatTTTTTAGTTGTTTCATTTATACCTAAGATtagtaatagaaataaaaaataaataatattattatttttaaaaaaattttaaatatctaaaaaatttagGTACGTCAAAATTATATGTATCTAACGGTATACATATATATCTGATCataatgaatttataattatgttattttttatttgtttataagagcaggtaaaaaaaagtaaatttaacTTCATCAAGATGAATacgaattatttttaatatatataaataaaataattattttttactattattttatatgttacttctttatttatattttaatatattctattattaagaacttgaataattttttaaaaaaatatatttatatttattaaaatttaatgatttataaaatgTGCTACCTTTAATGTGCACAAGTTATTTTGGCTCATTTAGACACTCGTTGCTTATAATTTGTCTTAATCGAATCAATTgattattaacttaatttttttaagtatttaaaTTTGGTAGAAATTATACACTCTAAGTTTAACTTATTCAAAAGAATTGTTCATAAGATTAAACGCTAAGTCGATGCTAAAATGAATCGAATTTGAAAACCTTTGTTTACGTCAACTAAAACTTGCAAAAACATGTCTGCCACAGGAAGTTAATATGTTTCGTGTTGCTCATAAGTGAGTATTCAAGTCGAAATAAATGTGGTGTTAATTGTATAATATTATTGTGaaattcaatttatttgaatttgtaGAAGTTTATAATTTGATCAGAAACAATATTAGGATAGTTCTTGTTCATACTTTGACCCAAAACATAAGTCAGACCCAATAAAGTTAAAAGGGCCAATTAAGAAGAGTGGCCTTATCCGACCTCTTCTAAGAGGTCGGAACAGACTGAAGCAAGCAGCTCATACTTATCTAAGTGAGTAACTGCTTCTGTAAATCTCTCCCCTACTTCTAGAAGGGAGACCTCAACAACCCCTAGATAAAATTGACGGTTATCCACTAATAGTGGATCCACtttaacggtggttattggcacatcacctataaatacactgacactcctcaggtatctctaagttccaatactctaaaAACATGTTTACCCcattgctaacttaggcatcagagtgtctttgcaagtaccACCCCATTCTTTAACATACATAACTCAGACGGAGGCTCCCAGACGTAAAACAAGTCGGAAGCCACCATCCTTTAGCACTTGAGCCTTACAAACAAGCCCAACCACCatccggttctaggtaagccccggaACAGTTCTCCATCTGATGATGAACATACAGATTTTTATATATTCTTAattcaaaaatgttatttatacattTACATGAgctattatgtattttttatatttttatacatataaaGATCGAATACAAATCAACCTCTCTTATtcagatttggatcctctaaattttgaattttactttagaggataaaatatgatctatcaccatttatttcataggtgagaccaagaaaaaacataagaaaaaaaacATTCAATAATAAAAGATCTCACTTtattttagagaatccaaattctTCTTATTCAATCTCTCTCTTCATCGAACACCAAGGGCGGAACCGAGGAGCCCAGCGTGGACCATGGTCTCCCTTCCAAAAAAACTTTTAATTACATATGTgtgttaaattattaattatttgcttctaaatttttttaatttattaaacagtTTTAGTACAAATGTATATTGTAATTTTATcgattatactaattttttaatgagtaattgaataattattatataaaatatagagtaaagtatcagTTTTTTtctcaacgtttggggtaagttctaaagttgtccctaacatttcaattgtgtcctatttaagtccctaacgttttaaaattgactcaatgttgttctgccgttagggatccgttaatagaattgacggtgggacaaaattgagacgattttgaaacattacattagggacttaaataggacgaaaacgttaggacaaaaacgatacataaaaataaattttagttttatccttcaataatatcatatttttactatacatagtattcaattatttttaatcacatctaagtaaattacacttaatcatattactttcattctaaataaatttattttttttataattttacacttaaagttataagttaaaataaaaatataaaaaaatttatttggaaTGAAAGTAGTGTGATTTAGGGCACTGGTTGAGATTTGAAAACGACAACGTTTTCCATTAACAAGCAAAATTTTTTTGCCGTTTCCCACCATCCCTCCCTGCatcatttctttgttttttttttttttttttgtggtcaTGTCCCTGCATTACTTCTAGAACAGCCTTCATTATTGTTCCCTAACTGGATCACCGAAACTAGCATTTTTTCAACAATGCCACCAACGATACAAAGGCCTGCAAATACCAAACCCAACTAAAATTTCAAACCTCCACACATTACTTGCATTTTCCTCTAATTAGGCCCAATGCCTCctgaccaaaaacaataatataaaGCCCAATAGCTACACATATTACACCGGCTGGCTCACTTGAACTTTGGCTTAACTTTTACTCTCAAGCTTAATAGCTATCACTGCCCTTGTGGTCAGTTTTCATTTTATTGCAGGAACATTAAAGACATTACACAACCTGCTACAAGACAAATATTTAACTGATTACCTAACCGTACATGGATCACCAAAGATCCAAAAAAGTGGACTGGACCATTGGAAAAGTTTCCTATCCTTTAAATAAGTATACTTCAGGCTGGAGTCCGAGGCAGAATCTGTTGGCTACCTACAGTGAGTGTGTGGTATGATAAAGATGAATTGACCATATTGTCCCCAGAACCCAAAAGTAAAACCAGCGTAAGCAAGCCTCTAGTTTAGCCTCTTCCCGTGTTCCCAAAACCCAGGGGCCATCCCTATTTATCCACACATTTCAACTTCAATACAACACTATCTATAAATATAAGCTCCCTCTTCTTTACGCTCATCATCACCTTCAGTAGCAATTCATTCCTTCTTCAAACTCTCATACACACACTATTTCATGAAGCCAGCTCAGTGGGTTTCAGAGCATAAGCTCACTACCATTGGTAAGTTACCAAAAACATTAGCAAAATTAAATTATCcgtgttttaattttaatattacataatgaatttaattttgatctattgttaaaataaaataattatcattaaATTAAGATAACTGAAAAACGTTATCTcagaatatcaaaattaaatttgtgtTAAACAAAAATTATGGTATATATAGGGGCACTGTGGGCGACAGGTGTTGGAGCATCACTGATGGCATATGCACGCACAAAGTCTCGTATGAAACCAAGCCTCAGGCTTATCCATGCCAGGTACCTTCTTCATCTTCAATCAATAATTTCCTATAAACTaaactcattattattattattgaatattgaTGGTGTTTTTATTGCATGTTTTGGAAGGTTGAATGCACAGGCTTTGACTCTAGCAGTTCTATCAGGTGCAGCTGCATATCACTACTACGCTAATATTAATAACGATCAGAATCGTTCTGTTGATGAGGATATTCGAATTAGACCATCTTCTTCACCCAATGTTAAAGACTTCGTTGAATGGGACCTACATTCtcctttctaaaatttttatattcttcTTCAATTCGAATCTATGTTATATTGCTGCATTTTCGCCaagaaattaattactaacaAGCTTGTCAAGTGTCCTTGTATATATAAGTTTTCTGAGAATTAAATCTCAGCGTTAGTTTTATAAAGTTTCATCCTCAATTGCATAATTCCAAGTGtaatcatacaaaataaatacataaataagaaggaggaagaagtgaAGTATATATGTAGGAGCAAACtgcaaattaaaatgattaaccTCATTATCAAATAATCAATTTATATACACATACTaccctttattaaaaaaaaagggtggACTAATAAATGAGAGGCAAATAGAACCAAAAGAATGTCACAGCTAATTATTATTTACTCAAGTAAAAATGTTGAAAATGGCCTCACTTCACTTGTCACTTCCGAGATTAAtgccaattttttctttttggacgTTGGATGATGCCACTTGTACCAATGAACATAAAAACAACTGATATGTGGGCCTGATAGCCTACATTATCCAATTGGGCCAACAGTTTTCTTTCAGGTTGAGATGATTAAGATCATAAACATGGCCTTAGGGCCCCACAGGTCACCAAAAATAAAAGTTTATAACCATTTGACCAAAAACTACCACCATTCCAATTCAATATTTGGATCCAGAAAAAACATCAACTAAAGTTCatggtaaaaaaatataatactatataaccaaaagtctaaaataaaaaaaaaattctttattttttttaatttagacaaTTCATATCTTAATAATTGGAAAATGACAATTCACATCCTATCCTTCCTTTTCATTAGATTCATGAGCCATTTTATAAGAatctctaataaaaaaaataacaaaaaatacttACATGTGATGTTAGTTTGTAAGATCTAtctagtatttatatattttatatggatGATAACTATTTGATTGTGATTGTTTATCGTCTATACTGTCATCAAAATAATGTTGTAGAGGGATGATAACTATTTGATTGGAACATCGTTATGTAGGAACTAAACAATTTCAATCAAATAATTATTATTCACTTAGGATGAAGATTAAGTCATATAAGTTACCTCACACTAAATATTTTTCATcatcttttataaaa is a window encoding:
- the LOC112785139 gene encoding uncharacterized protein, producing the protein MKPAQWVSEHKLTTIGALWATGVGASLMAYARTKSRMKPSLRLIHARLNAQALTLAVLSGAAAYHYYANINNDQNRSVDEDIRIRPSSSPNVKDFVEWDLHSPF